The Clostridioides difficile genome has a segment encoding these proteins:
- a CDS encoding aspartate kinase produces MSIIVQKYGGSSVADTDKIKSIAENIIERRKENPQMVIVVSAMGKSTDEYINLAKELSNEPSKRELDALMSTGEMISASLLSIALNALGCKAISYNAYQLNIKTSGLHGKSQIDDINVNRIKNSLDEGNVVIVTGFQGINEDGDVTTLGRGGSDTSAVALAVKLNGKCEIYTDVDGIYFTDPRKYTKASKLDEIEYEEMLELASLGAQVMHSRSIELAQKYGVEIYVGRTCGTVKGTYIRGGKDMKLEDKVITGLATSDDDSSITIKDFKVENISSLFEDIATMGISVDMISQTAPILDKISVSFTVPKEELGECKKIVSKYTNEENVVIDNNITKFSLVGLGMKNTSGVAAKVFKIFNENGIMVKLITTSEIRITCAINSDDKQVAIEKIAEVFNI; encoded by the coding sequence ATGAGTATAATTGTCCAAAAATATGGAGGAAGTTCAGTTGCAGATACTGACAAAATAAAGTCAATTGCAGAAAATATAATAGAAAGAAGAAAAGAAAATCCACAAATGGTAATAGTTGTATCTGCTATGGGAAAATCAACAGATGAATATATAAACTTGGCAAAAGAATTGAGTAATGAACCTAGTAAAAGAGAGTTAGATGCTTTAATGTCTACTGGAGAAATGATTTCAGCATCTTTATTATCAATAGCATTAAATGCACTTGGATGTAAAGCTATAAGCTATAATGCTTATCAGTTAAATATAAAAACAAGTGGACTTCATGGAAAATCTCAAATTGATGATATAAATGTAAACAGAATAAAAAATAGTTTAGATGAAGGGAATGTTGTAATAGTAACTGGATTTCAGGGGATCAATGAAGATGGCGATGTAACTACTCTTGGAAGAGGTGGTTCAGACACATCTGCTGTAGCTCTTGCAGTTAAATTAAATGGTAAATGTGAGATATATACAGATGTTGATGGAATTTATTTTACAGACCCAAGAAAATATACAAAGGCAAGTAAACTTGATGAGATTGAATATGAAGAGATGCTTGAATTAGCAAGTTTAGGAGCACAAGTAATGCATTCAAGAAGTATAGAGCTTGCACAAAAGTATGGTGTTGAAATTTATGTTGGACGTACATGTGGTACAGTAAAAGGAACATATATAAGAGGGGGAAAAGACATGAAATTAGAGGATAAAGTAATAACAGGATTAGCTACTAGTGATGATGATAGTTCTATAACAATAAAAGACTTTAAGGTAGAAAATATATCTAGTTTATTTGAAGATATAGCAACTATGGGAATAAGTGTAGATATGATAAGTCAAACTGCACCTATTTTAGATAAAATAAGTGTGTCATTTACAGTTCCAAAAGAAGAATTAGGAGAGTGCAAAAAGATAGTATCTAAATATACAAATGAAGAGAATGTAGTAATTGATAATAATATCACTAAATTCTCTTTAGTAGGTCTTGGTATGAAAAATACTTCTGGAGTTGCTGCTAAAGTATTTAAGATATTTAATGAAAATGGTATAATGGTAAAACTTATAACTACATCAGAAATTCGTATAACTTGTGCCATAAATTCTGATGATAAACAAGTAGCTATTGAGAAAATAGCAGAAGTATTTAATATATAA
- the lysA gene encoding diaminopimelate decarboxylase: MKLHGSMTVKDNELYIGGVSCLELSKKYQTPLYVFDEDLARQNCREYIKHFKAKDGKNKVAYAGKAFLPLYMCNLINEEDMCLDVVSGGELYTAHKSNFPMEKVFFHGNNKTEEEINMGLDLGVGKFVVDNFYELDLIEKLCEEKGKTQEIYFRITPGIEAHTHDYIKTGQIDSKFGFALVNGDLFRAIEKLNDYTNIKLVGLHAHIGSQIFDVEPYIDTVDIMMNLVKEIKEKFNIQLTEIDLGGGVGVYYSKGDKPKTIREFCETIITKAENSCKELGIEVPTLVIEPGRSIVANAGSTLYTVGSIKDIKDVRVYVSVDGGMTDNVRPSLYQANYECSIVNKINHETMNHVTIAGKCCESGDILIGDIDIMDIKSGDVLITTSTGAYGYSMSSNYNKIPRAAVVSVFDGNDKAICKRQSYEDLLSLEV; the protein is encoded by the coding sequence ATGAAACTTCATGGAAGTATGACTGTAAAAGATAATGAATTATATATTGGAGGAGTAAGCTGTCTAGAGCTTAGTAAAAAATATCAAACTCCATTATATGTATTTGACGAAGACTTAGCAAGACAAAATTGTAGAGAATATATAAAACATTTTAAAGCTAAAGATGGGAAAAACAAAGTTGCTTATGCAGGGAAGGCGTTTCTACCTCTTTATATGTGTAATCTTATAAATGAAGAAGATATGTGTTTGGATGTAGTTTCAGGAGGGGAACTATATACAGCTCATAAATCAAATTTTCCTATGGAAAAAGTTTTCTTTCATGGAAATAATAAAACAGAAGAAGAAATAAATATGGGATTAGATTTAGGAGTAGGTAAATTTGTAGTAGATAACTTCTATGAGTTAGATTTAATTGAAAAATTATGTGAAGAGAAGGGGAAAACTCAAGAAATATATTTTAGAATAACACCTGGAATAGAAGCTCATACACACGATTATATAAAAACAGGTCAAATAGATTCTAAATTTGGTTTTGCTTTAGTAAATGGAGATTTATTTAGAGCAATAGAAAAATTGAATGATTACACAAATATTAAATTGGTAGGTCTTCATGCTCATATAGGTTCACAAATATTTGATGTAGAACCATACATAGATACAGTAGATATAATGATGAACTTAGTAAAAGAAATAAAAGAAAAGTTTAATATACAGTTGACAGAAATTGACTTAGGTGGAGGCGTAGGTGTTTATTATAGTAAAGGTGATAAACCTAAAACTATAAGAGAATTCTGTGAAACTATAATCACTAAAGCAGAAAATTCTTGCAAAGAACTTGGAATAGAAGTACCTACATTGGTAATAGAACCAGGAAGATCAATAGTTGCAAATGCAGGAAGTACATTGTATACAGTAGGCTCAATAAAAGATATAAAAGATGTTAGAGTTTATGTAAGTGTAGATGGTGGTATGACAGACAATGTAAGACCTTCACTATATCAAGCTAATTATGAATGCAGTATTGTAAATAAGATTAACCATGAAACTATGAATCATGTAACAATAGCTGGTAAATGTTGTGAAAGTGGAGATATATTAATTGGAGATATAGATATAATGGATATAAAAAGTGGAGATGTACTTATAACAACATCAACAGGTGCATATGGATATTCAATGTCTTCAAATTATAATAAAATACCAAGAGCAGCAGTGGTGTCAGTATTTGATGGAAATGACAAGGCAATTTGTAAAAGACAAAGTTATGAAGATTTACTATCTTTAGAAGTCTAG
- a CDS encoding tetratricopeptide repeat protein, whose protein sequence is MRGRVILLISILSIFLVGCSFNKKDEISSTEQGKIYLEKHDYKKAMEALSSALEEDSTNENARAMYMQSMRMLNVDEFEKATNYEDAIKELKLIEKIKNGSSVIKNEASKKKEELTKLEKEQNEAEEERKKKAKDTAGEDRYRVESEAKKSSYSEKSKNNKSNSKNKNTTSNNNKDVTDNDSSENQEKPNTSNPTPPSSENSGGSDSGGNSQNLNNQ, encoded by the coding sequence ATGAGAGGAAGAGTAATTTTATTGATATCGATATTATCTATATTTCTTGTAGGATGTTCATTTAATAAAAAAGATGAAATAAGCTCAACAGAACAAGGAAAAATATATTTAGAGAAACATGACTATAAAAAAGCTATGGAAGCATTATCCTCTGCATTAGAAGAAGATAGCACTAATGAAAATGCAAGAGCTATGTATATGCAATCTATGAGAATGTTAAATGTAGATGAGTTTGAAAAAGCTACAAATTATGAGGATGCAATTAAAGAACTTAAGCTTATAGAGAAAATCAAAAATGGATCATCTGTTATTAAAAATGAAGCATCTAAAAAGAAAGAGGAATTGACTAAATTAGAAAAAGAACAGAATGAAGCAGAGGAAGAAAGAAAGAAAAAGGCAAAAGACACAGCTGGAGAAGATAGATATAGAGTGGAATCAGAAGCAAAGAAATCTTCCTATAGTGAAAAAAGTAAAAATAATAAATCTAATTCCAAAAACAAAAATACAACTTCAAATAATAACAAAGATGTAACTGACAACGATTCTTCTGAAAATCAAGAAAAACCAAATACGAGCAATCCAACACCACCTTCATCAGAAAATAGTGGAGGGTCAGATAGTGGTGGAAATTCTCAGAACTTAAATAATCAGTAA
- a CDS encoding AI-2E family transporter translates to MIIISKENVKYYLIVVFIGILFFKFINTPADFISSIEGLLSFFSPFLLAILLALLLNPLVMLFEIKFKTHRLLSIFLSYILIGIILAFGIRLLIPSIANTLNRLINEMPIYTDYINNFIEKNMSNIDFLKALIPHIQHSLDNALKEASNFISRIPKNFLIYTLSISSMLFNMVMGFILSIYIIYDKEKIALGFKRLLYSSTARNKADDIIEFFRTTHDIFYDYLIGRILDSLIIGIIAFIGFQFIIQIENSLFLASIIFLANIIPYLGPFIGAIPPIAMTILYSPQKTIWVIVFIFILQQLDGNFIEPKVMGNQVGIGAIWIISAILIGQSLFGFIGVFLSVPVAAVVKTSIDKYIDKRLQ, encoded by the coding sequence GTGATTATTATTTCAAAAGAAAATGTAAAATATTATTTAATAGTCGTGTTTATTGGAATTTTATTTTTTAAATTTATTAATACTCCAGCAGATTTTATATCTAGCATTGAAGGATTATTAAGCTTTTTTAGCCCATTTTTACTAGCTATTTTACTTGCTTTGCTCTTAAATCCTCTTGTAATGCTTTTTGAAATAAAATTTAAAACACATAGGCTTTTATCCATTTTTTTATCTTATATATTGATAGGTATTATTTTAGCTTTTGGTATTAGATTACTAATACCTTCAATAGCCAATACATTAAATAGATTGATAAATGAAATGCCTATCTACACTGATTATATAAATAATTTTATAGAAAAAAATATGTCAAACATAGATTTTTTGAAAGCTCTAATCCCTCATATACAACATAGCTTAGATAATGCATTAAAAGAAGCTAGTAATTTTATTAGTAGAATTCCTAAAAACTTTTTAATCTATACACTTAGCATATCATCTATGTTATTTAATATGGTAATGGGCTTTATATTATCTATATATATTATATATGATAAGGAAAAAATTGCATTAGGATTTAAAAGATTACTATATTCTTCTACTGCTAGAAACAAAGCTGATGACATTATAGAATTTTTTAGAACTACACATGATATTTTTTATGATTATTTAATTGGTAGAATTTTAGACTCTCTTATTATTGGTATAATTGCATTTATAGGATTTCAATTTATCATTCAAATAGAAAATTCTTTATTTTTAGCTTCAATAATATTTTTAGCAAATATAATACCTTACTTAGGACCATTTATTGGAGCTATACCTCCAATAGCTATGACAATTTTATACAGTCCACAAAAAACTATATGGGTTATCGTATTTATATTTATATTACAACAACTAGATGGCAATTTCATAGAGCCAAAGGTTATGGGCAATCAAGTTGGAATAGGAGCTATATGGATAATTTCTGCAATTTTAATAGGACAATCTCTTTTTGGTTTTATAGGTGTTTTTCTTTCAGTACCTGTAGCTGCTGTTGTAAAAACTTCTATTGATAAATATATTGATAAGAGATTGCAATAA
- a CDS encoding rRNA pseudouridine synthase, whose amino-acid sequence MRINKYIASCGIASRRKAEEIILEGRIKVNGNIIKELSFNIDEEKDIVEFDNKKVKPSENYVYIVLNKPEGYITTVKDQFNRPSVIDILKGVKERVYPIGRLDYETSGLLILTNDGDLTYKLTHPKHEINKTYVASVKGIINKDEIRNFEKGLKIEDYTTAPAKIKVTKENKEKNYSVCEITIHEGRNRQVRKMCRAINHPVLNLRRISVGKIVLKDIKVGEYRYLTEDEIKYLKSIK is encoded by the coding sequence ATGAGAATTAATAAATATATAGCTTCTTGTGGAATTGCATCTAGAAGAAAAGCAGAAGAAATTATTCTTGAAGGAAGAATAAAGGTAAATGGAAATATAATAAAAGAACTATCTTTTAATATTGATGAAGAAAAAGATATAGTAGAATTTGATAATAAAAAAGTAAAGCCAAGTGAAAATTATGTCTATATAGTATTGAATAAGCCAGAAGGTTATATAACTACTGTAAAAGATCAGTTTAATAGACCAAGTGTAATAGATATACTAAAAGGTGTAAAGGAAAGAGTATATCCCATAGGAAGGCTAGATTATGAAACAAGTGGGCTTTTGATACTTACTAATGATGGAGATTTAACATATAAACTTACTCATCCAAAACATGAAATTAATAAAACTTATGTAGCAAGTGTAAAAGGAATTATAAATAAGGATGAAATAAGAAATTTTGAAAAAGGACTAAAAATAGAAGATTACACAACAGCACCTGCCAAAATTAAAGTAACCAAGGAAAATAAAGAAAAGAATTATTCTGTATGTGAAATAACAATACATGAAGGAAGAAATAGACAAGTAAGAAAAATGTGTAGGGCTATAAATCATCCAGTTTTAAATTTAAGAAGAATTTCTGTAGGTAAAATAGTATTAAAAGATATAAAAGTTGGCGAATATAGATACTTAACAGAAGATGAAATAAAATATTTAAAATCAATAAAATAA
- a CDS encoding methyltransferase domain-containing protein, giving the protein MAYAKHLTKITDINKFYLENIINKGDIVIDATMGNGYDTKYLAEKVGEEGFVYAFDIQEEALKSTRKKLEKEGYIDRVKLILDGHENINKYVKEEVSCVLFNLGYLPRAKHLIITKPDTTLKAISYSLEILKENGIISIAIYTGHDGGQEEKDCIYNFVNNLNQDEFNVLESKFLNQVNNPPQLILIEKKKSQ; this is encoded by the coding sequence ATGGCATATGCAAAACATTTAACTAAAATTACAGATATAAATAAATTTTATTTAGAAAATATTATTAATAAAGGTGATATAGTAATAGATGCTACCATGGGAAATGGATATGATACAAAGTATTTAGCTGAAAAGGTTGGAGAGGAAGGCTTTGTATATGCCTTTGATATACAAGAAGAAGCTCTAAAATCTACAAGAAAAAAATTGGAAAAAGAAGGATATATAGATAGAGTAAAATTAATACTTGATGGTCATGAAAATATCAATAAATATGTAAAAGAAGAAGTATCATGTGTTTTATTTAATTTGGGATATCTTCCAAGAGCAAAGCATTTAATTATAACTAAACCAGACACAACTTTAAAAGCTATAAGCTACAGCTTAGAAATATTAAAAGAAAATGGAATAATAAGTATTGCTATATATACAGGACATGATGGAGGTCAAGAAGAAAAAGATTGTATATATAATTTTGTAAATAATTTAAATCAAGATGAATTTAATGTTTTAGAATCTAAATTTTTAAATCAAGTCAATAACCCACCACAATTGATTTTAATTGAAAAGAAAAAATCACAATAA
- a CDS encoding MurR/RpiR family transcriptional regulator — translation MEETNEMKDSKHLISNIQSQYTRLSKGQKLIAQYILNNYDKVAFMTACKLGETVGVSESTVVRFANALGYSGYPKLQAALQELIKNKLTTVQRVEMAHDYSDDFAILNKVLKSDIDNIRSTLEEIDEKAFKEASNKLLRARKIYILGMRSSFVVAQYLGFYLDIILDNVHIIRMDMGDAFEQIVRINEEDVIVAISFPRYSKKSYQIVNYAKEKGAHVISLTDSLFAPVAALADNTLLVKSNMASFVDSLVPALSISNALAISVGMKEKEDIKQHFDDLEQIWKRYSVYE, via the coding sequence ATGGAAGAAACAAATGAAATGAAAGATAGTAAACATTTGATATCAAATATACAATCTCAATATACGAGATTAAGTAAGGGTCAAAAACTTATAGCACAATATATTTTAAATAATTATGACAAAGTTGCATTCATGACTGCGTGCAAATTAGGTGAAACTGTAGGTGTAAGTGAATCTACTGTTGTAAGATTTGCAAATGCTCTAGGCTATAGTGGGTATCCTAAATTACAAGCTGCACTTCAAGAACTCATAAAAAATAAATTAACTACAGTACAAAGAGTTGAAATGGCACATGATTATTCCGATGATTTTGCAATATTGAACAAAGTTTTGAAGAGTGATATAGATAATATAAGATCAACATTAGAAGAAATTGACGAAAAAGCATTTAAAGAAGCGTCTAATAAACTTTTAAGAGCAAGAAAAATATATATACTTGGTATGAGAAGTTCTTTTGTAGTAGCTCAATACCTAGGTTTTTACTTAGATATAATACTTGATAATGTCCATATAATTAGAATGGATATGGGAGATGCTTTTGAACAGATTGTAAGAATAAACGAAGAAGATGTTATAGTTGCAATTAGTTTCCCACGTTATTCAAAAAAATCTTATCAAATTGTAAATTATGCTAAGGAAAAAGGAGCACATGTAATTTCGTTAACAGATAGTTTATTTGCACCAGTAGCAGCCCTTGCAGATAATACTCTTTTGGTTAAGAGTAATATGGCTTCATTTGTAGATTCACTAGTTCCAGCACTTAGTATTTCAAATGCTCTTGCTATATCTGTTGGTATGAAAGAAAAAGAAGATATTAAACAGCACTTCGATGATTTAGAGCAAATCTGGAAGAGATATTCTGTATACGAGTAA
- a CDS encoding cold-shock protein: MNNGIVKWFNNEKGFGFISIEGGDDVFAHFSAIQTSGFKSLEEGQKVSFDIVKGARGPQAENITIL; the protein is encoded by the coding sequence ATGAATAATGGAATAGTGAAATGGTTTAATAACGAAAAAGGATTTGGGTTTATATCAATAGAAGGTGGAGATGATGTATTTGCTCATTTCTCAGCTATACAAACTTCAGGATTTAAATCATTAGAAGAAGGTCAAAAAGTAAGCTTTGATATAGTTAAAGGCGCTAGAGGTCCTCAAGCAGAAAATATAACTATATTATAA
- the hcp gene encoding hydroxylamine reductase yields MENSMFCYQCEQTVGGKGCTKIGVCGKTPEIAALQDLLIYQLKGISCYAKVLLDNKEKIDKDIVSFIENSLFTTLTNVNFDGDVHENMLRKSQEIKQRLREKIKEPLVNNEYAEYNLSETRSQMLEDAKRAGIMFDESLNPDIRSLRMTILYGLKGISAYGHQARELGYYNNQVDEFYFRALSTITDDDISLENLITLTLKTGDMSVAVMQKLDEANTTIYKNPEPHKVNVKIKKGPFIIVSGHDLKDLEMLLKQTEGKGINIYTHGEMIPCHGYPELNKYTHLVGNFGGAWQDQQKEFDSIPGCILMTTNCLMKPRDSYKDRIFTTSVVGWDGVKYIGKNKDGEKDFSEIINKALELGGFEESEEPYEILVGFGHNATLSNAPAIVDAVKSGKIKHFFLIGGCDGARPGRNYYTEFAKQVPKDCIILTLACGKYRFNKLNFGEVAGFPRLLDVGQCNDAYSAVRIALALADAFDTDVNSLPLSIILSWYEQKAVADLLALLSLDIKNIYLGPSLPAFISPNVLQYLVDTFNLIPISTPEKDLAACLNVPVK; encoded by the coding sequence ATGGAAAATTCAATGTTTTGTTATCAATGCGAACAAACTGTTGGGGGGAAAGGATGTACAAAAATAGGGGTTTGTGGTAAGACACCAGAAATAGCAGCACTTCAAGACTTATTAATCTACCAATTAAAAGGTATAAGTTGTTATGCCAAAGTTTTGTTAGATAATAAAGAAAAAATAGATAAAGATATAGTTTCTTTTATAGAAAATAGTCTATTTACAACTTTAACAAATGTCAATTTTGATGGTGATGTACATGAAAATATGCTACGAAAATCACAAGAAATAAAGCAGAGATTAAGAGAAAAAATTAAAGAACCTCTTGTAAACAATGAATATGCTGAATATAATTTAAGTGAAACAAGAAGTCAAATGTTAGAAGATGCTAAAAGAGCTGGAATAATGTTTGATGAAAGTTTAAATCCTGATATACGTTCACTAAGAATGACAATACTTTATGGATTAAAAGGAATAAGTGCTTATGGGCATCAGGCTAGAGAGCTTGGATATTATAATAATCAAGTAGATGAATTTTACTTTAGAGCACTATCAACAATTACAGATGATGATATTTCTTTAGAGAACTTAATAACATTAACTCTTAAGACAGGTGATATGAGTGTTGCTGTAATGCAAAAACTAGATGAAGCTAATACTACTATTTATAAAAATCCAGAACCACATAAGGTAAATGTAAAAATAAAAAAAGGGCCTTTTATAATAGTTTCAGGACATGATTTAAAAGATTTAGAAATGTTACTTAAACAAACCGAAGGAAAAGGAATAAATATATATACTCATGGAGAAATGATTCCTTGCCACGGATATCCAGAGCTGAATAAATATACTCATTTAGTAGGCAACTTTGGAGGAGCATGGCAAGACCAACAGAAGGAATTTGACTCTATACCAGGATGTATACTAATGACAACAAATTGCTTAATGAAACCAAGAGATTCTTATAAAGATAGAATTTTTACAACTAGTGTTGTTGGATGGGATGGAGTAAAATATATAGGTAAAAATAAAGATGGAGAAAAAGATTTTAGTGAAATAATAAATAAAGCATTAGAACTTGGTGGATTTGAAGAAAGTGAAGAACCATATGAAATATTAGTAGGATTTGGGCATAATGCTACATTAAGTAATGCACCTGCAATAGTAGATGCAGTTAAATCTGGAAAGATAAAACATTTTTTTCTTATTGGAGGATGCGATGGTGCAAGGCCTGGAAGAAACTACTATACCGAGTTTGCTAAACAAGTTCCTAAAGATTGTATAATTCTAACACTTGCATGCGGAAAATATAGATTTAATAAGTTAAACTTTGGAGAAGTAGCTGGGTTTCCTAGATTGCTAGATGTTGGTCAATGTAATGATGCTTATTCAGCAGTAAGAATAGCTTTAGCTTTGGCTGATGCATTTGATACAGACGTGAATAGTCTTCCTCTTTCAATAATATTATCATGGTATGAGCAAAAAGCTGTAGCAGATTTATTAGCATTATTATCACTAGATATAAAAAATATTTATTTAGGGCCAAGTTTACCAGCATTTATAAGTCCAAATGTATTGCAGTATTTAGTTGATACATTTAATTTAATACCTATTAGTACACCTGAAAAAGATTTGGCAGCATGTTTAAATGTTCCCGTAAAATAA
- a CDS encoding helix-turn-helix transcriptional regulator, with protein MAIIVNLDVMMAKRKISLKDLAEKIDITNANLSILKTGKAKAVRFTTLNEICKALDCQPGDILEYVEDD; from the coding sequence ATGGCAATTATAGTTAATCTAGATGTAATGATGGCAAAAAGAAAAATATCACTTAAAGATTTGGCTGAAAAAATAGATATTACAAATGCTAATTTATCAATTTTAAAGACTGGTAAAGCAAAAGCTGTTAGATTTACCACATTAAATGAGATTTGTAAAGCTTTAGACTGCCAACCAGGTGATATACTTGAATATGTAGAAGATGATTAA
- a CDS encoding DUF2975 domain-containing protein, which produces MITRLFNNILSVFLYFILVILSLSGILFMCMIPMFLYDFNFEKLFILVVRIMYFSNYFIVILCLTFIINSTKYSPFILENVKRFKIMGYCLLINTIIECINGYSLNTSNIRVFGTDSGGISPLMVISFIFALMCFVIAETFNKAIRIKEDNDLTI; this is translated from the coding sequence ATGATTACAAGACTTTTCAACAACATTCTATCAGTATTTTTATACTTTATACTAGTAATTTTAAGTTTATCTGGTATACTATTCATGTGTATGATACCTATGTTTTTGTATGATTTTAACTTTGAAAAATTATTCATTTTAGTTGTTAGAATAATGTATTTTTCTAACTATTTCATAGTTATCTTATGCCTAACTTTTATAATTAATAGCACTAAATACTCACCTTTCATACTTGAAAATGTAAAGAGATTTAAAATAATGGGATATTGCTTATTGATAAATACTATAATTGAATGTATCAATGGTTATAGTTTAAATACCAGTAATATAAGAGTCTTTGGAACTGATAGTGGAGGAATTTCACCACTTATGGTCATCTCTTTTATATTTGCACTAATGTGTTTTGTAATTGCTGAAACATTTAATAAAGCTATAAGAATAAAAGAAGATAATGATTTAACGATATAG
- a CDS encoding DUF2975 domain-containing protein, whose amino-acid sequence MKKNISSKILNNIVLVGIILTLLSLILTPLVLTAYFKSGMGITNTNMPTIISVAIYVCAIPYVVSLFMLKRLCKLVAINNPFSKEIPKNLKKISICAFSEIFIFNFVVIILYYCYDIYLYAITIIPVVIVSFISLAIGFLALVLSILFDKVIEIKDENDKTI is encoded by the coding sequence ATGAAAAAGAATATAAGTTCTAAAATATTGAATAATATTGTGCTAGTCGGAATAATTTTGACTTTATTATCACTTATTTTAACACCATTAGTACTGACAGCATATTTTAAAAGTGGTATGGGAATTACAAATACAAATATGCCAACTATAATATCCGTAGCTATATATGTATGTGCTATTCCATACGTTGTATCATTGTTTATGTTAAAAAGACTATGTAAGCTAGTGGCAATAAATAATCCATTTTCAAAAGAGATACCTAAAAACTTAAAAAAAATATCCATATGTGCATTTAGTGAAATTTTTATATTCAACTTTGTAGTGATAATATTATATTATTGTTATGATATATACTTATATGCAATTACTATAATACCTGTAGTTATAGTATCCTTTATTTCGTTAGCAATAGGATTTTTAGCTTTAGTTTTATCAATTTTATTCGATAAAGTTATTGAAATAAAAGATGAGAATGATAAAACAATATAA
- a CDS encoding alpha/beta hydrolase produces MEKKHFQIHGIPSILLGNPSNKLYIYIHGQCGYKEEAETFANIAVNHGWQVLSIDLPKHGERKEENISFDPWNVVPELLTIMKYSKSNWNQIALYANSIGAWFSMLSFENENLDECIFVSPILDMQQLISNMMLWANVSEEQLKHELIIPTSFGHTLSWEYLQYVKKHPITKWNTPTKILYGKRDELTELSVVEKFTHHFNCNLTVIENGEHWFNTPEQLKVLNEWSNTLFELK; encoded by the coding sequence ATGGAAAAGAAACATTTTCAAATTCATGGAATTCCTTCGATTCTTTTGGGAAATCCTTCAAACAAATTGTATATTTACATACATGGACAATGTGGTTATAAAGAAGAGGCCGAAACTTTTGCTAATATTGCTGTTAATCACGGATGGCAGGTTTTAAGTATTGATTTACCTAAACATGGAGAACGTAAAGAAGAAAATATTTCATTTGACCCATGGAATGTTGTTCCAGAGCTCTTAACTATAATGAAATATTCAAAATCTAATTGGAATCAAATTGCATTATATGCAAATAGTATTGGTGCATGGTTTAGTATGTTAAGTTTTGAAAATGAGAATTTGGACGAATGTATTTTTGTATCTCCAATTCTCGATATGCAACAGCTTATTTCTAATATGATGCTTTGGGCAAATGTATCAGAAGAACAACTTAAACATGAACTAATTATTCCAACTTCATTTGGTCATACACTTTCATGGGAATATTTGCAATATGTCAAAAAACATCCTATTACTAAATGGAATACCCCAACAAAAATACTATATGGTAAACGCGACGAACTTACAGAACTAAGTGTAGTAGAGAAATTTACACACCATTTTAATTGTAATTTAACAGTTATAGAAAACGGCGAACATTGGTTTAATACACCAGAGCAATTAAAAGTATTAAATGAATGGTCAAATACTTTATTTGAGTTAAAATAA